In Pseudomonas sp. GCEP-101, one DNA window encodes the following:
- a CDS encoding ethanolamine ammonia-lyase subunit EutB, which produces MSGFVHSVGGQTWRFDSLREVMAKASPARSGDRLAGVAAGSDAERVAAQMALADIPLKRFLDEALIPYESDEVTRLIIDTHDRQAFAPVSHLTVGGLRDWLLGEAADETSLRALAPGLTPEMAAAVSKIMRVQDLVLVAQKIRVVTRFRNTMGLRGRMSTRLQPNHPTDDPAGIAASVLDGLLYGNGDAMLGINPATDSLQSICTLLEMLDAIIQRYEIPTQSCVLTHVTSSIEAINRGAPLDLVFQSIAGTEAANASFGVSLSILQEGYEAGLSQKRGTLGDNLMYFETGQGSALSANAHHGVDQQTCETRAYAVARHFKPFLVNTVVGFIGPEYLYNGKQIIRAGLEDHFCAKLLGVPMGCDICYTNHAEADQDDMDMLLTLLGVAGINFIMGIPGSDDVMLNYQTTSFHDALYARQTLGLRPAPEFEAWLARMEILRQQDGRVQMASQLPGAFRHALAQLS; this is translated from the coding sequence ATGTCCGGATTCGTCCACAGCGTCGGTGGCCAGACCTGGCGCTTCGACAGCCTGCGCGAGGTGATGGCCAAGGCCAGCCCGGCGCGCTCCGGCGACCGCCTTGCCGGGGTCGCCGCCGGCAGCGATGCCGAGCGCGTCGCCGCGCAGATGGCGCTGGCCGACATTCCGCTCAAGCGCTTCCTCGACGAGGCGCTGATCCCCTACGAAAGCGACGAGGTCACCCGCCTGATCATCGACACCCACGACCGCCAGGCCTTCGCACCGGTCAGCCACCTCACGGTGGGCGGCCTGCGCGACTGGCTGCTCGGCGAGGCCGCGGACGAAACCAGCCTGCGCGCCCTGGCGCCCGGGCTGACGCCGGAAATGGCAGCGGCGGTGTCGAAGATCATGCGCGTGCAGGACCTGGTGCTGGTCGCGCAGAAGATCCGCGTGGTCACGCGCTTTCGCAACACCATGGGCCTGCGCGGGCGCATGTCCACGCGGCTGCAACCCAACCACCCCACGGACGACCCGGCCGGCATCGCCGCCAGCGTGCTCGACGGCCTGCTCTACGGCAACGGCGACGCCATGCTCGGCATCAACCCGGCGACCGACAGCCTGCAATCGATCTGTACCCTGCTGGAAATGCTCGACGCGATCATCCAGCGCTACGAGATCCCCACCCAGTCCTGCGTGCTCACCCACGTCACCAGCTCCATCGAGGCGATCAACCGTGGCGCGCCGCTGGACCTGGTGTTCCAGTCCATCGCCGGCACCGAAGCGGCCAACGCCAGCTTCGGCGTGAGTTTGTCGATCCTCCAGGAAGGCTACGAGGCCGGCCTGTCGCAAAAGCGCGGCACGCTGGGCGACAACCTCATGTACTTCGAGACCGGCCAGGGCAGCGCGCTGTCGGCCAATGCCCACCACGGCGTCGACCAGCAGACCTGCGAGACCCGCGCGTATGCGGTGGCACGGCACTTCAAACCGTTCCTGGTGAACACCGTGGTCGGCTTCATCGGCCCCGAGTACCTGTACAACGGCAAGCAGATCATCCGCGCGGGCCTCGAAGACCACTTCTGCGCCAAGCTGCTCGGTGTGCCCATGGGCTGCGACATCTGCTACACCAACCACGCCGAGGCAGACCAGGACGACATGGACATGCTCCTGACCTTGCTGGGCGTGGCCGGCATCAACTTCATCATGGGCATCCCCGGCTCCGACGACGTGATGCTCAACTACCAGACCACCTCCTTCCACGATGCGCTCTACGCGCGGCAGACGCTGGGCCTGCGGCCGGCGCCGGAGTTCGAGGCGTGGCTGGCGCGCATGGAAATCCTCCGCCAGCAGGACGGCCGGGTGCAGATGGCCAGCCAACTGCCCGGCGCCTTCCGTCATGCGCTCGCGCAACTGTCCTGA
- the eat gene encoding ethanolamine permease, translated as MSASQLKPTLGTLHLWGLAVGLVISGEYFGWSYGWAAAGTLGFLVTTLIVAVMYTCFIFSYTELTTAIPHAGGPFAYSLRAFGKTGGMIAGIATLIEFVFAPPAIAMAIGAYLNVQFPGLDPRWAATGAYVIFMTLNILGVSIAATFELVVTVLAVAELLVFMGVVAPGFSFSNFVLNGWAGSDVFGSTAMAGIFAAIPFAIWFFLAIEGAAMAAEEAKDPKRTIPRAYIAGILTLVTLAIGVMIFAGGVGDWRALSNINDPLPQAMKAVVGNNSTWMHMLVWIGLFGLVASFHGIILGYSRQFFALARAGFLPRSLAKLSRFQTPHRAILAGGAVGIAAIFSDSLISLQGMTLTAAMITMSVFGAIVMYIMSMFSLFKLRRSEPQLERSFRAPGYPVVPGIALALALVCLAAMLWFNSVIASVFLVLMIGGCSICSIVISLNRGTDASFASQG; from the coding sequence ATGAGCGCATCACAACTCAAACCCACGCTTGGCACGCTTCACCTCTGGGGCCTCGCCGTGGGCCTGGTGATCTCCGGCGAGTACTTCGGCTGGAGCTATGGCTGGGCCGCCGCCGGCACCCTGGGCTTTCTCGTCACCACGTTGATCGTCGCGGTGATGTATACCTGCTTCATCTTCAGCTACACCGAGCTGACCACCGCCATTCCCCACGCCGGCGGGCCCTTCGCCTATAGCTTGCGGGCCTTCGGCAAGACCGGCGGGATGATCGCCGGCATCGCCACGCTGATCGAATTCGTCTTCGCCCCGCCGGCCATCGCCATGGCCATCGGCGCCTACCTCAACGTGCAGTTCCCCGGCCTCGACCCGCGCTGGGCGGCCACGGGCGCCTACGTGATCTTCATGACGCTGAACATCCTGGGCGTGAGCATCGCCGCCACCTTCGAGCTGGTGGTGACCGTGCTGGCGGTCGCCGAACTGCTGGTGTTCATGGGCGTGGTGGCGCCGGGCTTCAGCTTCAGCAACTTCGTGCTCAACGGCTGGGCCGGCTCGGATGTCTTCGGCTCCACCGCGATGGCCGGCATCTTCGCCGCCATCCCGTTCGCCATCTGGTTCTTCCTCGCCATCGAGGGCGCGGCCATGGCGGCGGAAGAAGCGAAAGACCCGAAACGCACCATCCCGCGCGCCTACATCGCCGGCATCCTGACCCTGGTCACCCTGGCCATCGGCGTGATGATCTTCGCCGGCGGCGTGGGCGACTGGCGCGCCCTGTCGAACATCAACGACCCGCTGCCGCAGGCGATGAAGGCCGTGGTGGGCAACAACTCCACCTGGATGCACATGCTGGTGTGGATCGGCCTGTTCGGCCTGGTGGCCAGCTTCCACGGCATCATCCTGGGTTACTCGCGGCAGTTCTTCGCCCTGGCGCGCGCCGGCTTCCTGCCGCGCAGCCTGGCCAAGCTGTCGCGCTTCCAGACCCCGCACCGCGCCATCCTCGCCGGCGGCGCCGTAGGCATCGCGGCGATCTTCAGCGACAGCCTGATCAGCCTGCAGGGCATGACCCTGACCGCGGCAATGATCACCATGAGCGTGTTCGGCGCCATCGTCATGTACATCATGAGCATGTTCAGCCTGTTCAAGCTGCGCCGCAGCGAACCTCAACTCGAGCGCAGCTTCCGCGCGCCGGGCTACCCGGTGGTGCCGGGCATCGCGCTGGCCCTGGCGCTGGTCTGCCTGGCCGCGATGCTCTGGTTCAACAGCGTGATCGCCTCGGTGTTCCTGGTGCTGATGATCGGCGGCTGCTCCATCTGCAGCATCGTCATCAGCCTCAATCGCGGCACCGATGCCTCGTTCGCCAGCCAAGGTTGA
- the qhpR gene encoding AraC-like transcriptional regulator QhpR: MSQPLFSPSGLSLPLASNIGVLSAAASGLGRFIGDQGGDIDRVFGRAGIDPERLLHPTLSLALTNYCQVLEEAARQSGCDNFGLRYGEQFRPRELGLLGYVGLCSETLEEALKNFAAAFPYHQHDTLIRLVDCGECYRFDYQVRHGAILDRRQDAELTLGMALNLMRHVLGPQWAPRAVSFEHARPEGWQEHGRVFDAPVLFQRGCNSMLIPKHDLYGRQMPERDANLLFLVQDVIRRLGEQGGAPNLVEDAGTQIRLALADGEPSLEVIAEQLELTTAGLQRRLREAGLSFSQLVENTRRELALHYLRQPQRPISELAPLLGYSETSAFSRAFRRWFGVSPRQWRSDAG, encoded by the coding sequence ATGAGCCAGCCTCTGTTTTCTCCCTCCGGCCTGAGCCTGCCCCTGGCCAGCAACATCGGCGTACTGTCCGCCGCCGCCAGCGGCCTGGGCCGCTTCATCGGCGACCAGGGCGGCGACATCGACCGCGTGTTCGGCCGCGCCGGCATCGACCCGGAGCGCCTGCTGCATCCGACCCTGAGCCTGGCGCTGACCAACTACTGCCAGGTACTGGAGGAGGCCGCGCGGCAATCGGGCTGCGACAACTTCGGGCTGCGCTACGGCGAGCAGTTCCGCCCGCGCGAGCTTGGCCTGCTGGGGTATGTCGGGCTGTGTTCGGAGACGTTGGAGGAGGCGCTGAAGAACTTCGCCGCCGCCTTCCCCTATCACCAGCACGACACCCTGATCCGCCTGGTGGATTGCGGCGAGTGCTACCGCTTCGACTACCAGGTGCGCCACGGCGCGATCCTCGACCGCCGCCAGGACGCCGAACTGACCCTGGGCATGGCGCTGAACCTGATGCGCCACGTGCTCGGCCCGCAATGGGCGCCGCGCGCGGTGAGCTTCGAACACGCGCGGCCGGAAGGCTGGCAGGAGCATGGTCGGGTGTTCGACGCGCCGGTGCTGTTCCAGCGCGGCTGCAATTCGATGCTGATTCCCAAGCACGACCTGTATGGCCGGCAGATGCCCGAGCGCGACGCCAATTTGCTGTTCCTGGTGCAGGACGTGATTCGCCGCCTGGGCGAGCAGGGCGGCGCGCCGAACCTGGTGGAGGATGCCGGCACCCAGATCCGCCTCGCGCTGGCGGACGGCGAGCCGTCGCTGGAGGTCATCGCCGAGCAGCTGGAACTCACCACCGCCGGCCTGCAACGCCGCCTGCGCGAGGCGGGGCTGAGCTTCAGCCAACTGGTGGAAAACACCCGTCGCGAGCTGGCGCTGCACTACCTGCGCCAGCCGCAGCGACCGATCTCCGAACTGGCGCCTCTGCTGGGCTATTCCGAGACCAGCGCCTTCTCCCGCGCGTTCCGCCGCTGGTTCGGCGTGAGCCCGCGGCAGTGGCGCAGCGACGCCGGCTGA